DNA sequence from the Bacteroidota bacterium genome:
GGATAAAGCGCGCCGAAATGGAGTTAACGTTTGCAGAAAAATGTGATCATGTCATCTACAATGATGTCCTCGAGGATGCGGTAACGGAAACATTGCAAGTTGTTAATCAGTTCTTGAAGGCCAAACAAGAACAAATGGCGCGCACCTGACGCTTCGGTAGACGCGCTTGTTCTCAGAAAACCAACCCAATCTTTTATACCTATGGCGATCAAAACAATCGACGTAACCACGCTCGCAGCTGATACCGGTGGCATTTACGAAGCTGTAGCCATCATCGCCAAACGTGCCCGTCAGGTATCTTCTAAAATGAAAACGGACCTGGACGAAAAACTTTCTTACTACGAAGGTTTTGGCCCGGAAATGGAAGACGCCCGCATGACGGAAGAGCAGATTCGTACGTCTATCGAATACGAGAAAAAATCCAAGCCAACGGAAGTTGCCATCGATGAAATGATGGAGCACGAAGTATATTTCCGTAATCCAAACGAAGAAGGCGCATAACCCGTCTGCTGCGCACTTAACTTCT
Encoded proteins:
- a CDS encoding DNA-directed RNA polymerase subunit omega, encoding MAIKTIDVTTLAADTGGIYEAVAIIAKRARQVSSKMKTDLDEKLSYYEGFGPEMEDARMTEEQIRTSIEYEKKSKPTEVAIDEMMEHEVYFRNPNEEGA